One window of Dehalobacterium formicoaceticum genomic DNA carries:
- a CDS encoding PPC domain-containing DNA-binding protein, translating to MQSMEGKVGRIFFLRMEDGDLIPQCIEDFAREKEIRFGWVTLIGCLEKGNVAMGPRDGGESPPQPMMIPIDGVHEMIAIGFIAPGLQGKPVLHIHGALGRAGQSKAGCLRDGISVWCYGEAVINEVTGIEAKRIIDEKTGFVLLKLDQDS from the coding sequence ATGCAGTCAATGGAAGGAAAAGTAGGGAGAATATTTTTTCTCAGGATGGAGGATGGTGATCTTATCCCCCAATGTATCGAGGACTTTGCCCGGGAAAAAGAAATTAGATTTGGGTGGGTTACTTTAATCGGTTGTCTGGAAAAGGGAAACGTAGCTATGGGGCCTAGGGATGGAGGGGAAAGTCCTCCTCAGCCTATGATGATACCTATTGACGGCGTCCATGAAATGATAGCAATTGGCTTTATTGCTCCAGGTCTGCAAGGGAAACCTGTTTTGCATATACATGGAGCTTTGGGTCGAGCAGGTCAATCAAAGGCAGGTTGCTTAAGAGATGGGATTTCTGTCTGGTGCTATGGGGAAGCGGTAATCAATGAAGTTACCGGAATTGAAGCCAAAAGAATAATTGATGAAAAGACGGGATTTGTT
- a CDS encoding BlaI/MecI/CopY family transcriptional regulator: MEKYKLFDAEYKFASIIWDNEPINSTELVRLCADKLGWKKSTTYTVLKKLSDRAILQNKDAVVTALVKREDVQRYESNAVVEKSFNGSLPKFLTAFLGDRKITEQEAEELKQIIEEAVK, translated from the coding sequence ATGGAAAAATATAAACTGTTTGATGCAGAGTATAAATTTGCGAGTATTATTTGGGACAACGAGCCAATCAATTCAACAGAATTGGTACGGCTTTGTGCAGACAAGCTCGGATGGAAGAAATCCACCACCTACACGGTTTTAAAAAAACTCTCTGATCGCGCCATCCTGCAAAATAAGGATGCGGTTGTGACCGCACTTGTCAAGCGAGAGGATGTGCAAAGGTACGAGAGTAATGCAGTGGTGGAAAAATCCTTTAATGGTTCTCTTCCGAAATTCTTAACTGCTTTTCTTGGCGATCGAAAAATCACCGAACAAGAGGCTGAGGAACTGAAGCAGATTATTGAGGAGGCGGTAAAATGA